The following coding sequences lie in one Miscanthus floridulus cultivar M001 chromosome 9, ASM1932011v1, whole genome shotgun sequence genomic window:
- the LOC136481866 gene encoding probable non-inhibitory serpin-Z9: MQASSLRRALHPRRPGAAQLFPFPVGTRPRAFSSASSAAARSPKDARNAPPPIMPTRPWGEALAAAQRAFCLPLAGRVLAASATGNAAVSPVAVHASLALAAVGARGDTRRQVLQVLGGGGGGRGAAADAANVASRVVKRVLKDRSTSGGPRLAFAGGIWADTSTSLLPGFVEAARSVYSSTARTADFMNKPEDAAKQINMWVKESTKGTVTSLLPDGFIDQNTGLVIGSALYFRGRWLNRTDIRSTAVQKFCCLDGTCVEVPFVEYDRTRPFSVHDGFKVIKLPYHQGKNERKFSMYIFLPDAHDGLFELTKKIFAEPSFLEQHLPTEKRHVDIRVPKFTVSFQVDMKEFLKEMGLELPFLHDADFTDMVKEDEPRSPLYLSDILHTAILEVNDKGIEETSVTMGIGKPSPGEHFVADHPFFFVIKEEVSGSVIFMGHILDPSSQS; this comes from the exons ATGCAGGCCTCCTCACTCCGGCGAGCTCTCCATCCGCGGCGACCGGGAGCCGCCCAGCTCTTCCCCTTTCCCGTAGGCACCAGGCCCCGTGCCTTCTCCTCCGCGTCCTCCGCGGCAGCGCGCTCTCCCAAAGACGCTCGTAATGCGCCGCCGCCGATTATGCCGACGCGGCCGTGGGGGGAGGCGCTCGCGGCCGCGCAGCGCGCCTTCTGCCTGCCGCTCGCGGGACGCGTCCTCGCCGCCTCGGCGACCGGGAACGCGGCCGTGTCCCCCGTCGCGGTCCACGCCTCCCTCGCCCTGGCCGCCGTCGGCGCGCGCGGCGACACGCGGAGGCAGGTCCTCCAGgtgctgggcggcggcggcgggggcagggGCGCCGCGGCTGACGCGGCCAACGTGGCGTCGCGCGTGGTCAAGCGGGTGCTCAAGGACCGGTCCACGTCCGGCGGGCCGCGGCTGGCCTTCGCAGGAGGAATATGGGCCGACACCTCGACGAGCCTATTGCCGGGGTTCGTGGAGGCCGCCCGTAGTGTGTACAGCTCCACGGCGAGGACGGCTGACTTCATGAACAAG CCCGAAGATGCTGCTAAGCAAATTAACATGTGGGTCAAAGAATCCACAAAAGGTACTGTTACCTCGCTCCTTCCGGATGGATTCATTGACCAGAATACAGGACTTGTTATTGGCAGTGCACTGTATTTTAGGGGAAGATGGCTTAATCGGACTGATATTAGGAGTACTGCAGTGCAAAAATTCTGCTGTCTGGATGGAACTTGTGTTGAGGTCCCTTTTGTAGAATATGATAGAACTCGACCTTTTTCAGTTCATGATGGATTTAAAGTGATTAAGCTTCCTTATCATCAAGGAAAGAATGAACGGAAGTTTTCCATGTACATCTTCCTACCTGATGCTCATGATGGCTTGTTTGAATTAACTAAGAAAATTTTTGCGGAACCATCATTCTTAGAACAACATTTGCCAACTGAGAAGCGACATGTGGATATCAGGGTTCCCAAGTTCACAGTATCGTTCCAGGTCGATATGAAGGAGTTTCTCAAAGAAATGGGCCTTGAATTACCCTTCCTCCATGATGCAGATTTCACTGATATGGTCAAGGAAGATGAACCCAGAAGTCCATTGTATCTATCTGATATACTTCATACAGCAATTTTGGAGGTTAATGATAAAGGGATTGAAGAAACTTCTGTTACAATGGGCATAGGAAAGCCCTCACCAGGAGAGCACTTTGTTGCCGACCACCCTTTCTTCTTTGTCATTAAAGAAGAGGTGTCTGGCTCAGTAATCTTCATGGGGCATATATTGGACCCTTCATCACAATCTTAA